A DNA window from Selenomonas sp. oral taxon 126 contains the following coding sequences:
- a CDS encoding DUF4160 domain-containing protein, whose product MPELSRFAGMVIYMLFRDTGQHHKPHVHVYYGEHEAVIGIDGELLAGSLPRKQLKIITGWLAFHEFEAYRAWNSAVQGEHFDKIPPMK is encoded by the coding sequence ATGCCGGAACTAAGTCGTTTTGCCGGAATGGTCATATATATGCTCTTTCGAGATACCGGTCAACATCATAAACCACATGTTCATGTTTATTATGGCGAACATGAGGCAGTCATCGGTATCGACGGCGAGCTATTGGCGGGTTCTCTTCCTCGAAAGCAGCTAAAAATTATTACCGGCTGGCTCGCATTTCACGAATTCGAAGCATATAGAGCATGGAATTCGGCTGTGCAAGGAGAACATTTTGATAAAATTCCACCGATGAAATGA
- a CDS encoding DUF2442 domain-containing protein: MYIKDDVCYAGELQDDIKIVEAKPLGGGMMLVTFSTGEKRLFDTTLLKGAAFEPLANDEIFRHPVLFHGVITWNNGEIDIAPEFVYEHSYTYDSLAL; encoded by the coding sequence ATGTATATCAAAGACGATGTATGCTACGCAGGAGAACTGCAGGACGATATAAAGATAGTCGAGGCAAAGCCCCTGGGTGGTGGCATGATGCTCGTCACCTTTTCGACAGGTGAAAAGCGTCTATTTGACACAACGCTGCTAAAAGGTGCGGCGTTCGAACCACTTGCCAATGACGAGATATTCCGACATCCCGTACTCTTTCATGGCGTAATCACATGGAACAATGGGGAAATCGATATTGCACCCGAATTTGTCTACGAGCACAGCTACACCTATGACAGCCTTGCTCTATGA